In Leguminivora glycinivorella isolate SPB_JAAS2020 chromosome 19, LegGlyc_1.1, whole genome shotgun sequence, a single genomic region encodes these proteins:
- the LOC125236462 gene encoding uncharacterized protein LOC125236462 codes for MKIVPQLEQDAYIGCREIVRKSLSQKLLNDTSIEIIMSSLSENTYKQYDSCLKSWLIYSNNHCINYLKPSVTDVINFLAFIYENGAQYGTINSHKSAISLLLGPAYLEDERIKRFMKGVFRLRPTVPKYDLTWDPGIVLRYLSNKGPNDSLDLENLSKKLSTLLALVTAHRVQTLTLIKLNNVSIIDNTEVLIRIPDLIKTSRLNSTQPLLKLPFFDQNPNICPARCLISYINKTRSLRSGDHDNLFISYRRPHSKLSSQRLSHWIKDTLKQSGLDTTIFGAHSTRHAATSRANSLGISLDVIRKTAGWTPSSSVFAKFYNREIAVDHKNQFAQAVLSCTSHTN; via the coding sequence ATTGTCCCACAACTTGAACAAGACGCTTACATTGGTTGCCGTGAAATTGTCCGGAAATCGTTATCACAGAAATTATTGAACGATACGTCCATAGAGATTATAATGTCATCCCTTTCAGAAAATACTTACAAGCAATATGACAGTTGTTTAAAGAGTTGGTTAATTTACTCTAATAATCATTGTATAAATTATTTGAAGCCGTCTGTTACCGATGTTATAAATTTTTTAgcatttatttatgaaaatggTGCTCAATATGGTACAATAAATTCGCATAAGTCTGCGATTTCTTTGTTGTTAGGTCCGGCATATCTAGAAGACGAGCGAATTAAAAGATTCATGAAAGGTGTATTTCGTCTAAGACCGACTGTCCCAAAATATGATTTAACTTGGGACCCTGGTATTGTTCTTCGTTATTTATCAAATAAAGGGCCGAATGATTCACTTGATTTAGAAAATTTATCAAAAAAGTTGTCAACATTATTGGCACTTGTAACCGCACATAGAGTGCAAACTTTGACCttgattaaattaaataatgttaGTATTATAGATAATACAGAGGTCTTAATTAGGATACCAGATCTAATAAAAACATCCCGCTTAAATTCAACACAACCTTtattaaaattgccatttttTGATCAAAATCCAAATATATGTCCAGCGAGATGTTTGATTTCTTACATTAACAAAACCAGGTCTCTGCGGTCAGGTGATCATGACAATTTATTCATTAGTTACAGAAGACCTCACTCGAAATTATCATCCCAGCGACTAAGCCATTGGATTAAGGACACACTAAAACAGAGTGGTTTAGATACCACCATATTCGGTGCACACAGCACCCGGCACGCGGCTACATCCAGAGCCAACTCGCTCGGCATAAGCTTAGATGTGATTCGAAAAACGGCGGGTTGGACTCCGTCCTCCTCCGTGTTTGCTAAATTCTATAATAGGGAAATTGCAGTCGACCACAAAAATCAATTTGCTCAAGCAGTTCTGTCTTGTACTTCACACACTAATTAA